The genome window GGCTTCCACTCTAACCTCCGTGTCACTAGGTGAATCGTCTTCATCGAGAACCGCCCCTTCCGAGTCATGATCTCCTGCCGCCACCAAGTCCTCTTTGTATCCTCAACAACACTTGGTGTCGTCTGTTATCCTCCATGTATGTAAGTCGGGAAAATTTTGAGTACCACGTCCTGTTGTGTCTTGGATGCAAGGTAGATTGCATCCCAGATTCCGTAGCTTTCGGAAACGAGGAATAGATCGGATCTCTTCATTTCGTCATCTGGGGCTGCTCTTTTTCTGTCATCAGTTTGGTCGTATAATGTCTCATCAATCTGAAGCTTGATGGAACCGATTCAAGAAAAGCTTCCTCTTTTACAGCAGGTAATCTTAGAACGCTGGACATTTTGACTTAATCGTCTCTGTGATGGATGGTCAACAAAATTACACCTTCATGTTAGCAATACAAGTCGAGTGATTACTACTTGTGATCCCTACTTATCCCAGTCTCAAAATAAACTCAAATCAAAGGATAGCTAAATTTGATTTTGAGCTGTTTATTAGACATGGTTGCTCCAAATAATCTGACATGTCATACTTGTATCCCACCCACCTAAGTTTCAACATGATAAATCAATCCACTAATATGCAACAAAAAGGATATGATGATTGGTTGGAAGATGCATCTGCGCCGTGTTTCCATGTCTAAATAAATTATTCAGGCTGAAATAATTTTGAACCAAACAACCTTAGACAATAAACCAAAGGATACGCAGTTGCCTGGTTGgacactttcttcttcttcttcttcttcttcttcttaatagACTCGGATGCTTACACAACCTATTCAACTTGCTCCACGATTAGACTATTCATACATGTGTCAACTCCGTATTGGATATTCTAAGACTTAGCAAGTCTCATCACCAATTCTCTTATGAGCAAGTTGCAGATAATCTTCAGAGTGAGATGGAGACTGGCATGCCAACCCCTCCGAGCTACATCGGCTGCTGCTCTTTGGGTCTCCAATCATGCACCAGAACTTCATCGACATGGGAAGTCTCCACAGGTGGGCCCAGCAGCACCTGTTCCCCATTTGTCACTTGTTGGAAGGATAAGCCCTCAATCAACCTCCCGCCCGTCACAGAGAAAAGACATGCCCACTGCTTTCTCCTTGAAATATCCCGAACAGCAAGAAGAGCCTCTTTACCTTCTTCCATGATCAGTCCCTAATTCTATGACACGCCCTCCCCCCACTCTCTCATGGAGAAAACTTACCTAGAGATGGACTTGGAGGAGTGGGAGTTCCTCCCTGACGACAAGAGTTTCCTGGACTCCGGCCATGGCAGCAAGAAGGATGTGTTGCTCAAGGAGATCATAGTGGATATGAACTACTTCATCTGCCCATCACACCCCATAACTTCCAAAGAAGGTCTGCTTCCGGTTATCTCCGTGGGGAAGAGCTCAGACGATGCTGTGGGCAGAGAAGTCAAGGACATCGGTGTGGTCGCACCGGTGATCCAAGCGAACCAACCCGATGTGGTGTCTCAGGTCTTCTTCAAGAAATTGAAGGAGAACGAATTCGTCGACATGAAAATGGACTCTCCCAAGTCCAACACCAGGGGCGCCATCATGTTTCATGCGGAACCCGAGCATGTGCAGCTCAAGGAAAACGAGGAAGAGGAGATGGAGAAAGAGAAGGATCGCACAGGGCCTGAGATCAAAGGTAAGGCTTGTTGCGATGGCTTTGGGTTTACCATATGCAACTGGAGAGTAGCAGGTATTGGGGCCTTCTGCTCCATGGgagcagctgctgctgctaccATCTGCATCTTCATCTTCGGCGGCCGGCAGCAGCAGCGGAACCACAAGATCCAGTTCAAGATCTACACGGATGATAAGGTGGTGTTCATCGATCGACCAAGAAGGCGTTTGGTTTGGACCGATCACTCCACTCATCAAATCTAAGCTTCCGTTCTGTGATTGCAGAGGGTGAAGCAGGTGCTGCAGCAGACGACCAGGCTGAAGCAGGCGCTGTCAGCTGCGAGGGCAGCTCCCATGACGAGGGCGCACATCACGTTCGGAGGATGCTACACTAGCGTTTGATCCATCACTCCACGAAAGACTCGAGGAATCAGCACCGCCAGATATGATGGAGGAGGAACAGTGCAAATGCAATCAGCGATGTACACATAGTAGAGGATATTAATTGCAGAAATCTTACCTGTGTTGTCTTTATATATGCTAATATATACTATCGATCAATTGCAACAAAGATAAAACAGGATTTCATGGAACGTTGAACGAGTCTCGCTCATGCTGATGCAGCTAAAACCGTATGCGTTGGAGAAAACAAAGCTGCCATGAATGCTGATCATTTCTACTGCCACCAAGTCACAGCTACAGATGTTGTTTGAGCTTACTGTCTTTTAGCATCATCCTCATCCGACGTTGATCGTCGATGCTAAGATCTTAAGATCGAATCTCATCTCGTCTCGTCTTCGTACTATCGTATCATGCTCTTCATCTCCTTCGATACGGAGACCGTATAGATCTATCTCCAATTCTCCATAAGATTTTGTTTTCCTTCTTCGTCTAGCAAGATCTAAGAAAAGAAATATCTTTCGGCCAGCAAATAAGGAATCGACGCAGTCAACGGTGGCAGGCGAAGAAGGCAAGCGAAGCCAATAGATACTGACCATGAGTTGCGATGCACCGACGGCACCGTGGTGTGAGTGGCGTACATTGGCCTCGGGCTTCCATGTCCTTTTCACCTTGTCATTTGCATCCCTTCTTCGTATCCATTGAATCTGCATCTCTCTCAGGGATTCCAAAGTATTCCATCATGCGTATAACCAGATAGACTCTTCCTACACGTCTCTCGACCTCTCACCCTCTGCAATTTGTTCTTTCTAAGGCTGTCATTGTTTTCCATGCTTTTTCGTGTGTAATAATATCACCACCTAAATGAAATGATATGATCTTTTGAATTGGATATGAGATGTCAGCTCCCAGAGATAATGAAGCACGAGTTGGACGCCTtgttccaatagagatcaaaagtTAGGAACATGAACTCTACTGACCTGCCATTAATTTGTAGGATGAAGAAGAAACTCATCTAAAATGTGCTGTCAAGCAATCCTTTTTCTCTCGGTAAATGATATCAAGTTGAGAGAGCTTTTCGATCCATCGTaacaatgtttttttttgtttggtgATTTCTTTGAAAAATATTACTTTTATATTCTTTCTCATATgatactcctttttttttttttttctaaatagtaCTTTGTTTTATAATCTTGAAAATATCTTTTCTTCCCCTAATTTTTGTTTGAGATCCCGTTGTCTGTCTTTCCTCACCCATCGTCGCCTCTCTCCTTCCTTCCACCTTCCCCTTCTTTTTTCTCTATTCTCATCCCTTTCGCTCCTGCTATTCCTTCCCTTCCCCCTTAAAAGTAGAGAGGCTTCATAGTAAGTACAGAGACAAAGGTGACGAGTAGACTATATGCAATGAAGATTTGGCGAGAAAGACAATATGCAATGAAGAACGGGCAGTACTATCTTATGATGGGACGGAGACGACAATGGTGATGATGAGAAGTTActatttgagaaaaataaaaccttttaaaattatgatttaatttttgtagtaAATTTTTGTTTATTGGCTTAACAAAAGCGAGTCAATCATCTCATGATTAAAATACTATGATCAATTCAAAATAGCATAGACTAAGTTCAACTTAGAGTttcttaataataatttttttttatgaattccaTGAAAGTGTTGTGTGTGCGTCACATCATCACTATCAATGACATGAATGTTGTTTTAATAAAAACTTCATTTTGtaatatcaagatgtcaagtaataTGTCTATTAATAACTTGTTTGCTCTTATGCATACAAGGGGATGTAGCTCAGACGGTAGAGCGCTTGCTTTGCATGCGAGAGGAACAGGGTTCGATACCCCGTATTTTCATTTCTActgaataattattttctttttaggaGGATAATCAAAATGTCAAGAAATATATCTATTAACTAATTGTTTGTTCTCGCATATGTCGGGGGATGTAGCTCAaacggtagagcgctcgctttgcatgcgagaggtacggggttCGATACCCTGCATCTCCATttttatgaataatttttttctttttgggagTATAATCAAAATGTCAAGAAATATCTCTATTAATCACTTGTTTGCCTTCACACATGCAAAGGGATGTAGCTCAAACGGTAGAGCGCTCCGAGAGGTACGGGGTTCGATACCCTGCATCTCCATTTTtactgaataatttttttctttttgggagTATAATCAAAATGTCAAGAAATATCTGAGTTATGGGATTCGATACTCGCATCTTCATTTCAATTGAATAATAATATAAACTTTATTACAATATAGaacaaacaaaaatattatatatatggcataataatttttatttttgtaatataaaacaaacaaaaaatattttatctcagTTTTGAGTTTAACAAAAAAACACAGTGTGGAGGTGTATTTCCCATATAAttaattagaaagaaaaaatGGCATGCATTAGAGCtgcctaatcttttttttttttcccatataaataaataactaaTGTTGATGGAACAATCTTTTCTTTTCAGAGAAAATGGCATTGTATTTGTTGTCCCATAGAGGTAACTAATAGTGATGTTTCCATTCATTAATATCATTATCAAAGATGCAATCCTTCTTGTAGCAGTCACCATTTCAATGCTAATTGCATGTCCAAGCACTTGTGCATGGGATGGTGCATGAAAATATCACCTTGCCTAATTGCCTCTGATCCTATTGTAATAATATTCTATTAGTACCCTATTAATTgggaattaaataaattaatgatattattttgatatagTCAATCTTGATCATCAACCTTACATGGTAAGATTGATCAGATTTATTATGTTTTCAAGAATTATCACATCATCAACGAAAGGATATTCGTATCTCATATTATATATTTCATTTCAGTTtaagtatataaaatatttatatttatatttatactttATTTTATTCATGTTAAAGACTATGACACAACTCTATTTTTTATCCCACTTTGGTTTgaatacaaaaaaatatatatattttattcgtATCAGATACGCTTAACTTAGCCCTTAAACatagataaaaattatataataatttttataaataaaaaatcaaagtAATTGAATATGCTCAAATCCGAGTCATCTATAATGTAACCCAACCCATTTAATACtcgatgtattattattattattattattattattattttaataaagatTAAGTGACAAATGTGAGAGACGTCTTACGGTAAATTGTTAGTCTCTATTTGCTACACTAATtgacatattaaaaaatatatcgaatgagattttaaactctttcattttgataagaaGATTTGGTATACCACTGATACATTAATGTTTAAGATGCCAATATGTTGGGTTGAACTAAAGTCCAGAGAAATATCCAAAAATGGGTTGGATTGGGATTGAGTAGACTAgagttggatttttttttctagatTAGGGTAGACTAGGGTTTGCCCTGAGTTGGCCCAACTCAGTGCTACTGTATATGGCTCGAATGCCTCCCGGTGTGGCAACAAAGACAagctttgatttgaagtaatcacCCCCGTCACCAACAAAGACAACCATGTTGTGTGTAGTAGCAATGCCACACATAACATGGCAACTGATCCAATTTTGTTTCGAGTAGATTGTAGCAACATGATAcctttcattctctctctctctctctctctcttctggtcACAGCCTCTTGTCTCTTGAGTCTATAGCTTCAAAGGACAGGCCTACTACCTCTAAAACTTCGAGCACCAGATTACAGGAGGCAAAGCAAGGGAGACAACCCTACAGTGACTGTCCTTTAGAACTAAACCTAGAGAAACAGACAGTGAGAGACTTCTTGTCTCTTAAGTCTATAGCTTCACAGGGCTGCTCTACCTCTAAAACTTCAAACACAAGATTACAGGACGTAGAGCATGAAACACAAACCCTACCGTGACTGtccataagagagagagagagagagagagagagagagaggggtttgtCTTGCTTAGAAAAACAATGGACTGTTTattcatttttaaaataaataaaactttAACTGATAAGTATTGGTTCATTATTTATGCGACCCCCGTAAGTTCATAAGAAATTATCCGTTTTAAGCAGTGGGCATATTCGCACGATTTAATCTTTTCGAAACTCATAAGCTCTAAAAAAAATACTTCCGAGGATAAGTATGATCCGATGAACTTATGAACCTTTGATTTTCTTATTCCTCAATTAATGTAAGACTAAATATCCTTAtcacaagaaaattatttctCACCAAATGTTAAAATGGAGTTAAATAAGAGGTTCTTCTACTCAAATTTGGCTACATAGCTACTGAAAAAAAACTAATAAGATTTCACTTTCAAGTACCAAATTATATATCgacatcatcatcataatcatcatcaACAAGAAGCTATAAGGTCGCAATGAATCTAGAAAGCTAATTCTCAAACAGGAAAAGTGAGGTTCAATAATTAGCTGATACTGAAGAGCAACCTAATAGCATTATGGTAGATGGGAGTGACATGCACACAGGAGGAGCAGAGAAAGGAAGCACTTGATGGATTTAGTTTGATGCACAAGTGGCAGATTTTTCTCAGCAAAATTACAATTTTTTTTCTGCAGCTATGCCATTTATAGCCACCATCATCAGATTAGTACAACTGTGGTCACAGAAATATCCAATTCATCcattcaaaaaagaaaagaaaagttaaaTAGATGCACTCATAATTATC of Musa acuminata AAA Group cultivar baxijiao chromosome BXJ1-7, Cavendish_Baxijiao_AAA, whole genome shotgun sequence contains these proteins:
- the LOC103990891 gene encoding uncharacterized protein LOC103990891, with translation MEKTYLEMDLEEWEFLPDDKSFLDSGHGSKKDVLLKEIIVDMNYFICPSHPITSKEGLLPVISVGKSSDDAVGREVKDIGVVAPVIQANQPDVVSQVFFKKLKENEFVDMKMDSPKSNTRGAIMFHAEPEHVQLKENEEEEMEKEKDRTGPEIKGKACCDGFGFTICNWRVAGIGAFCSMGAAAAATICIFIFGGRQQQRNHKIQFKIYTDDKRVKQVLQQTTRLKQALSAARAAPMTRAHITFGGCYTSV